The Mus caroli chromosome 15, CAROLI_EIJ_v1.1, whole genome shotgun sequence DNA segment ttgaTTTAATCTCATACTTCCAAGTAACAGTCCCTCACTGAGAAAAAGTCAGGAAGGAACCCAAGAACgacaggcacctggaggcaggaagtgaagcagagataggcagagggggtggggggtgttgctAAGTGGCTTTCTCCTCCTGGCTCACTCAGCCCTTACAGCACCTAGGGCTGGCACAGTAGCCGGtgtcctcccacatcaaccatcaatcatGCACCACAGGCAAATCCTATGAgggatttttctcaattgaggatccCTCTTCCTCACATGACCGTAGTTGACATAAATATCCAGAGCCTCTGAAATATATAAAGTCTTTCCAAAATTCCAAAGTTTCTCCGAATTCCAGGGTCTCCTATACAACCAAAACAcaagttaaatactttcttatttcaagagAAAGTAACCAGGGCAGTTATAAACAAATCAAAGCGAAACCAGAATTTAAAAGTACAAAGAGCTGGTGCTTAATGGTGGGGTCCACTCTTGATCCCCTGGGCTCCAAGAGACCTTGAAACTGCTCTGCTCTCCTGGTTCTGACAGACACGGCACAAGCAGCTCATCTCTTAGATTCAAGCTGACTCAATCCTTAGCAGTCATCCCGTGAGCTGGCATGTCAAAATGCTGGTGTTCcctgctgcaactgggctgcactctccccattccccacctCACTCTCCACTGCTCTTCGGGGACTCAAGCTCCGGCCACACAGTGCCAACCCTCGGCTGCTCTCcctgaccccttcatgcctttaaaaccagtatcacctgggaGACTCTTGCACTActaagtttggctgccagcattAGATGCAGCCTTGTCCACCTCTGGACCATAGTTTCTGGGTGCTGGCTCCAAGGAAATACTTCCCAGGAGATTTTGAGTGACCTAGGAAAGCAAAGGTTTCATTTTAGTGGCTCTGGTCTCCTTTCCAattcttcagggttttttttttttttttttttggtttttcgagacagggtttctctatatagccctggctgtcctggaactcatagaccaggctggcctcgaactcagaaatctgcctgcctctgcctcccgagtgctgggattaaaggcgtgcaccactacgctGGGCTCAGAATCAGAGTCTTAAATCAAGATAACACATAAATAGCCCTGATAGAGTcattgcttccctctgaaacctcacaagccaggcctccatcactTGCAGAcagagcaagtcaggaagcaacATCCTCTCAGTGACAGAGTATAACCTGAGCActgtaaactttaaaaacaaaacaaaacaaaccccctcccccaagatgcttttggttctggtattttatcacaacaatagaaaacctAACCAGGACAGATGCCTTCTGGCCAAATCTATTGCTGTTACTTAGGCAAGCCAGACTGATTCTGGGCTCTGGAAAAGCAGGAGTTATAGGGTTTACCCTCTGTGCAGGAGAAACCCGTGCTTGTGTACGGAAACAAAAGAGTCTCAGTGCGTGGTACAGGCCTAACTCAGCAGACAATGGACTGAGCACTGTGCCAATAGCCCTGTAGGGTCAGTGTTCTGGAAGCTAAGGCACAAAGAGATCAATTTGATTTGATATTTTGAGGTCATAAACCAGACCAGGCAAGGGGGAGAGTTGAAGCTTTGACAGAACAGTTCTACACCTTGTTCtgtattgtatttctttttctgaaagaaaCAGCCTCATAGCTGGGCAAGGTGGTGAATGACTGTAATCCAAGCAAAGAGAGGCCGAGGCAGGgtggcaagtttgaggccagcttgagtgATAGTTACACCTTGTGTCAGAAAAACGGCTTTATTGGGGTCTATTGTGGAGCTCTCAAGGACCTGCTTATGGTTTACACCAGACACGAGACTTCTATACAGTTTTAAGCTTTTGGCCTTTATCTAGGGCAGACTCTGCTAGCTTCTAACTTAACCTGACTTCCAGCCTGGCCCTGCCACCTAGATAGCCCTTTCATTCCCTGCTCCTTCTGTGTCTGCTTAGATACTCTTGCCTCCGTTCCGCCCCCATACTTCCtgccccagctattggctgtcagatCTTTATTATAACCAATCAGCAGTAAGATCATGCTAGACTGGCTCTTAGGTCGCCTAAGACATTACTAGAACCTTGACCTTCATCTTTTGGGAAGGTTTGGAAGACATTTACAAAATTGGAAACCTGGGGATgggccatagaaatgacaatTCCAAAATCCTGTCAGCACTTAGCTTTCTGCCAGTACAGAGTTAATAACTGGAAATACAGAGACACCCCATAATACAACAGGGGTCTAACTGGCATACAGCTTGTTATAGGTATTTCAGGTGTGTGATTTTGCATATTTTGTCATAGACTTACTCTTGTGAAAGTGTCCCTGTGTTAgtaacttttctgttgctgtgatgaaacaagACACAGTATATATGTCGCCATTCCAAAAGTGTGGAATAGAGGCATAGCGAAGAAATACTGAAACAAAGCAGGATTAGAAGCCTGTAGGAAAAATACCAAATCCTGTAGCTCCATATCTGGTATCTGTAGTCCCAGGGCTAGACCGCTATGACAGCTATTGCTATTCTTGTCATTTTGACAACCTACACCTGTAATTATCCTAAACCTCAAGGGGTAAGGAATTCCTGTAAggaatttttcttgatttttcgtTTGAGGTGGGAAGAAGCAGCTTAAATCTGGGCCACGTCTTCGGGTGGCAGCCTAATggtcatggaagaaggaagttctTGCTTTTTGCATGCTTGCCCCGACTCTCGTTGGAAAGTTCACTCCTTCATTGCCATTAGAGCCTAGTTCTTCAGGATTCAGAAGCATACAGgagaccagctgagccatctgtcaACGCcggcgccccgccccgccccgccccgcttCGTCCTGCATAATTCACCTTGCCCTATCTCTAGGCGTTCCCCTGACCCCACCGGTTCCATTCTCTCCAGGAATCAATTGTCTTGTTTCTTGGCGGCACACTCTGCTGGGTTCTCCGAGGCCTTTAAGTTCATCCCCGTGCACTCTGTCTCCTAAAATTACAAGCACAGCCTGAAGCGCTCCGTCCACCCGAGTACTTTCTGTCCCGCGCTGAGCGCTTGCTCTGGCTCCGCTGCGCTTTCTGCGGAACCTTGTGTCGTAGACGTGTTTCCAGAGGAGTGAGTTCGCTGTGGTAGTTAGGATTTATCAGCTTCCGGCGCCTGCCCCGACTAATGGCGGTGAGCTGTGGGAGAAGGCGTGTTTGTGGCGAGGCCCTAAGTGGGGAAACCCTGTGAATTTCGTCCTGTCCCACGTTTTTTCAGGAGCCAGGGCGTCCTGCTCGGGAGGCACCAGCAGCCCCAAGTCGGAAAACTCATCGCGCTCCGCGCAGATCCCGGCCCTCTCGCCCAGCTTCCGGTGCCTCGGAACCTCCTCTCCGCAGTTCAGTGCAACCTGCATGCGACTCCGCCGCCGGAACCCATCCCGTAGGCAACACAGTGGCGAtgaagcaaaagaagaagaaaaccccCAACAGGGTCTCTGGGACAAATGGAAGCGAAAAGCCCTCGGAGAAACCTGCCCCGGACGAAGCTCCTCCTAGCGCTGAGGCCCAGGCAAGGATGGTACTCCCTGCGAgctttctgcctgcctctgtgggcGAGCTGTGCGGAATTAAGGCGCCGAAGGTATGGGAGTGGGGTCTGCGGGACCCTGTTACCCATCACAACCATGTCCTCCTTTCTGTCCCAGGCGGAGCAGCTGGCGCGGGAGCTGGCCTGGTGTGTGGAACAGCTGGAGCTGGGTCTCAAGACGCAGAGACCTACCCCGAAGCAGAGTGAGGGACCCTTCTCTACAGTTAGGGAAATGTAAACGGTGACAGTTTTGTGGTCTGATGGTGTTGCCAACGGGTGGGGTTGTTGcttttggttggtttgctttgtttagGTGTACTGAAActtagttctgtagaccaggctggcctggaattcagagatccgcctgcctctgcctcccgagtgctgggattaaaggcgtgcgccaccccagCCAGATGGGAATTCTTTGTAGTTGGATGATATGGAGTGTGTTTGAAGTCACTAGCtcgctcttctttctttctttctttctttctttctttctttctttctttctttctttctttctttctttctttctttctttctttctttctttNtccttccttccttccttcctttctttctttctttctttctttctttctttctttctttctttctttctttctttctttctttctttctttctttcatctgcaGAAGAGCAGGCTGTTGGGGCAATCCGAACGCTGCGCAGTGAAAAGACCCCCTTGCCCCGGAAGAGACAGCTGATGCGCTCCTTGTTTGGGGACTACAGGGCTCAGATGGATGCAGAGTGGAGGGAGGCCCTACGGGCTCTAAAGGCTGGTGAGGAACTAGAAAGCAATTGGTTCTAAAGGTTGGTGAGGAACTAGAAAGCAATTGGTTCAGTACATTAATGTCAAGGGGGTAGGGAGAGGCTCAGCTCAGCAGGGTTGGTGTGGGAAGAGATGTGCTGGGGGGGGGTGGAGCGGGGAATCTAAGCGGGGAGAAAGTATTCTCTCTTAGGGGACAGAGGTCCTGGGGGGAGGAGGGCCGAGGTCCTCACCTCGTTCTGTTTTGGGGATGAGAAAAACAGCTCATCTGTCTTAGCCTGGGCTCACTTCACTGGCCATAAAGCCAGGTACCAGTTGGACTTTAGTTCCTGggactaaataataaataacttggAAATAACTTGTGAAAATAATCTAAATTTTGTTACTTAGATCATATAACATTTTTGGTAAGTTACTACATCTCTTGAGTCTCATACAGGAATGACATTATTTACTTTAAgataatttttcagttttttttagtTAGGAAAGTTGTGTGAGTAATTGTAACTGCATGGATCAAAGTTAGCTGTTATTCAGTTCTGACTCTCTGCTCCCCCTTCCTACAGCCACCCATTCGGCCCAGGTACAGCTCGTCGGTGAGGCCACCAGAAAGAAGAGTGGAAGGGTCTGCAGGCCTCGTCCTGCAGAAAGAGCCAAAACCACTCCAGACTTGACCAGCGAAGAGTTTCGGTTCAATTTCTTTTAGAGTCTCCTACATGCTGGACCGCTCATCCCCCTccaaggtggggtggggatgtgtCCTGATTGCAGGGCCTTCCCAGGAATTCTCTCAGCAGAAGTGGGGTTGGTTTGTCCTTCACTGCAGTATGGACCTGAAGCAGCTGCCCTATGTGAGGCTGCTATGTGGATGTGGAAACCTTTGAAGGAAATGTTCTTCCTGTCAGAAGAGAGGTGTGGAGTAGCTGCTGGTGATAAGGAACTGTGGGGAAGTTGTGAACACAGTGGGCTCACTTTTGAAAGGATGCTCCAGACATTTTCTAGTGCTTTGTATATTGTTATATCGCCTTAATAAATCTTTCCTAAGGAAATAGGatggtgtgagagagagagttctgAATATGTTAGAGGAGGCAAGACTGCTTGGTCCAGCTCTGATCCAGGGCTTAAtcctttgctgctgttgttgctgtttcccTCAGCAGGTTGTCGTCTTCTGGAGCCAGTGTGCTCTCCATCAAGCCACATTTTGTTTTTAGGAGCCAAGAAGCTACTCACTGTCTTAGCCTGAGCTGAGTCTTAGCCGACTgcatcaaaacaaacacaacacaacctTTATGTGTGTGCGTGGTATTTACGTGTGTGGGTATGAGCATGCTGTGTGTATggaagtatcttttatttgcctggTGTAACTGTCTCCAGAGGCTCACTGCCTTCGTCTGCTAACCTAGCCCTGGTCCTGGAAGCTTCTCGCCTGggtcttatctaggcctagaatgttttcagtgtctgagacctactgctgaataagctcaccctttttaGCACTTTCTGAACTctgtcaactcagctgttctgactcaaacgcCTCTCCTAGCTGctgactcaatctggcttctctctctcagcctcttaTTTTTaactctgcttggcctcagactaactctggcaatccgttctaatcctctggctccttctcattctctagctcactctgtcttcacctgtgtctagcttgttctcttccTGCaacctggtaaaactgcctccccatgccctctctcccctgcccctgctcctgcccctTCCGCTTAAGTAACTTTCCTCTCACTTCCAGTGAGGTGGGGCATATCCTATTGTGTCAAAtctttctgatttgtcactttgccaCTCAGAAGTCACTTTCCAATCttgtgcttccttctacaaaccacCTTCAtgatttgggattaaaggcatgagctacagccgagccacaccacaactaaagACAGGTTTCTGCAGTAAGCAACACAGTCTCGGggctcacagtgtgatcaaatggCCTGCACCTGTGTGGAAGCGCAGTCTTTAGATTTGGTGGCAGTTGCCTTTACTCAGCCATTTGGCCAGCCCTGCCAGGGTTGACATCTGTACTGTACCCACTGCTCCACTGAGTTCAGATCTTCAGGTAAACCAGCAGTGTTCACAACAGTGTGGTCTGCTGGCGTTGCCCAAACTAGACTAAGTACAACCTGGAGTCCAGCTGCGTTTGCCCTTTCTGGGTGAGTATTACAACAGTGTGGTCTGCTGGCGTTGCCCAAACTAGACTAAGTACAACCTGGAGTCCAGCTGCGTTTGCCCTTTCTGGGTGAGTATTTTGTGGGCAGTTCAAACTCAGCATTGTTACAGAAATACCTAATCTCCGTGTGCTTTTTAGTCAGTGATATTTACTATCTTGTCTAGTTGCTTAGGCCAGAAACATGTCATTGTTTATTGCttgctctgtttttttcttttttcttttttctttctttctttttctttttttaaaagatctatttatttattatatataagtacactgtagctgtcttcagacacaccagaagagggcatcagaactcattacagatggttgtgagccaccatgtagttgctgggatttgaactcaggaccttcggcaGAGcggtcagtgcccttaaccgctgagccatctctccagccctgctctgtTTTTTTCAACACTATTCAATACTTAGTGTTAGGGTAAGTCGAGGGTTAGGTGAGGGTTGGGGTCTAGAGTTTGGGTTCTGGCTGTAGCTCTATATGGGTTAGGGTACTAAAGTTAGCTAAGGGTTAGGGGGAAATCTCCCTGTCAAGATAATAGCATGTGAAGATAATGGTAACCCATTTTGCAAACTGTAAGCTATTACATAAATAGGTGTCTGATTTCATTTGTCTCAGCTGCCACCATGTTACAAATAATCTGCTGTTCTTTTGTccagatctctttctttttcttcttgctggCTTTTACCGCCTGTCCTTTCTGCCAGATAAATTTACTTCCCTGCAGAAGGCTGACTAGTTGGAAGCATCATCACCAGCCAATCAGAACCAACCATTTCTGGCTGGTAAGCCAATCAGATGTAATCTCCAAGCATCCTTTCATTGTTGCTAGGGCTCCTGATCTACTTCTAAAAGCTGGCTGGCTCTCTGTTGGTCCAACCTCTCCCACTCTCCCTAGCTCCttaccctttcctttttctcataCCCCTTTTTGGGTTTGGAGCAATTCCAAACTATTTAAGCCTTTGGGAAGCCTGGGTTACTATGAATAACCAAGGTCTAAGAGTGCATTTATTCTTGAGAAACAGAGGACAGCTATTCCATAgtcaattttaaaaacatctgtttCAGCAGCTTAATATCTCTTAGCTCCATAAAACAGAATTTAGTTGTGCTTAAGgggtttttgtattttcttattttggtgcAGATTGACTTTAATTCAGATGAGTAGAACATAAACTGGCATTAAATTTGGCAGTGAAACATCCCATTGCTTGAAACTCATTGGGCTAACACAATGAATTCTAAGTATGTTAGAACAGctctttctgttttaattaatgACAGATGATAACATCTTACGGcttcgctgggcagtggtggcacacacctttaatcccagcactcggaaggcagagccaggcagacttccaggacaaccagggctacacagagaaaccctgtctttaaaaaacaaaacaaaaaacaaacaaaacaacaacaacacacacagagcagccaaacaaaccaaccataaaaacagtcttgttttgtttttcgagacagggtttctctgtgtagtcctggctgtcctggaactcactctgtagagcaggccggtcttgaactcagaaatccgcctgcctcttcctcccaagtgctgggattaaaggcgtgcgccaccactgcccggctacaaaAACAGCCTCACTGAATATCCTGCTGGTGAAATGTATGAAATTTGGTTCACACTGTACCAAAGCTACAGTGTGAAAGAAGCATGGCCATGGACTGTGGGAAAGTTCAgcagaagccatctctccaacttggTGCAAGCAGCCTGTTAAACGCAGCCTGGCAAGGACAGTGTGAGCCACTTGGCATCAACGCAATGGTGTGCTTTGTAAGTGGGTACACTACGGATGTCAACCCTGGCAGGGTTGATAAAAGCATTCAAGCATTCTTTCTTTCAACAACTTCTGCCCCCAGTCCCTCACCAACTGGGTAGGGTGTGGCTGGGGCTTTCTGCTGATTTCTCCACGGGaaaatgtatctggttttatttgccTGCTAGGGTCTTCTTTTACGTATCAAGTTCCATTAAGGCAAATCCCAATATTTCTTATACCATTATAACCCTAGATCCTGGGAATCTAGTTTGTAATTGGTCCTTAGTAGtggtaatgaatgaatgaatgagtgagtgaatgaatgaatgaatgccagAGCTCTAGCAGTCCCTGTGTGCCATGTCAACTCTGCCACAGTGCCTATGGACAGGGCTCCCATGGGGCCTCTGTTAGCATATCATTCTTTTGGAAGTTGTGATCTCTAATAATCTGTTGTCCTTTAGGAGGTATTGTAGAATTCCTGACATGATATCTGAAAAAGGAGGGAAAATCCTGTTTAGATTGAGACTTGAGGGATGATAACAATGTATGGTTATCACACATTGGTCATTaagttataatttttaatgtcCCAACATTGTGTCTCTGAGAGAGATGAACATATTCTTAGCAAAATGAATCATtttatagggatttttttttttttttggtttttttttcgagacagggtttctctgatagccctggctgtcctggaactcactttgtagaccgggctggcctcgaactcagaaatccacctgcctctgcctcccgagtgctgggattaaaggcgtgcgccaccatgcccggctcatttTATAGGAATTTTAAAGTCACAACTGAATCAATGTCTTGGTTAAGATAATCCTGCTTCAATTTTGTCCATTTATTTCAATATTCcaatttggaaatttttttttaagctggccCATAtagtttcttttgaaaatgaaaattgtcATGGTGCCCCctggtggaagaaaaaaatttcctttctttcccttccgtTCATCTTATGTAGAAAGACCACATGATTGTGATTGATATAGGAAAGGATCAACTTTGATATAAATGATATAGATTATATAAATctaatataaatgatataattcCCAGGCAGGTTGTTCTTGCTGTTGGGGGGACTCTAAGAAATACATGCCTCAGAATATCTGCGTGTCAGCAAGATATACTTATAGCAAGTGGGTGCTGCAGACAAAGGGCAGGTGTGTAAAGGACCGTGGTTTGAGAGACATTAGAATGAGTGCAGGAGCCTAGCGCCTGCATTGCCGTGCAATGCTGACTAACTCGGTCACATATATCTAAGAGGTCAGGTAAAGGTGATGGTGGTTACAAGACACAGCTTGCAGAAGCTGGTGGTGGTCACTAAGTAGAGATCCATTTGCTAGGACCTTTAGAGACCATAAAATCATGACTCGTCTGTCAAAATGGCTCTCAGGACTGGCTTCTTATACCAGGTCATGATGCCGGCATTTCTTTGTACAGCACTGTTATCTTCATGTGGGGACAATGGGAGGGCTTTTTGAGGCAATCTGACCCAAACACCAAAAGGATCTTGCTAAGAAAGCAGAATATTGGGCCAGCCAAACTCAGAAAGATGTCAGCATTGCGTTTAGCACCAGGGTCTTAAGAAGAGggaagtgttctctctctccctatccttctccctctctctctttctttctctcaaagatttgtttattgattgattgattgattgattgattgtgtatACAGTGTTCTCCCTGCATGTGGCCATtctggtggccagaagagggcaccagatttcatcataggtggttgtgagccaccatgatgtttcagggaattgaactcagtcccTCTGGAAGAACTCctagtactcttaacctctgagtcatctctcaagtcTGAAATGATGTTTTTCTGAGTAGATCAGTTTCCGTATTGGTTCATCTGAATGCGCTAAATAAAATccattaaacaattaaaaaggaaataaataagcatttaaacATCTGCCAACACATCCTCAAATTATTTagtgattgtttttaaatttcctacAAGCTGTGACTGTAGCATAGTTGCATATCGACATGTGGTCAGCGGTTTGCTTTACTGGTTGGAGACCCATCTTTGAATTTGGTGAACCTCAAATTGAAAGGCAAAACAACAGTTGGGCaagggtggtgcatgccttttatcccagcacttgggaggcagaggcatgaggacatctgtgagttccagactagtctagtctacagagttgcagggctgttacacagagaaaccctgactcaaaacaaaaccaaaaacacaacaaaaccagatacaacaaaggaacaaacaaaaacaaaacccccaaaccaaaaaaactaaaaccaaataaagcaaacaaacaaaaaaaccaataaaatccaCAAATAAACAATATCAGCAATAAAACAATGAACATTCTCCTTAAAGCCCTGATCTCAAAGGAGCAGTCCTGGTCCCCAGGGTGTGTTCTAAAGGTTTCCAAGGTCCAGGTGTGTGGAGCTTGTCTCAGGTGTCTGAATGGGCCAGGTGTGTGGAGCTTGTCTCAGGTGTCTGAGTGACTGTGGAGTGCAGGCTAATATTCAGGGGATAATGATGTGAAGGACAGTTCCACAGCATGCTGGTTTTGAATGCTCCACCAGCCATTCACACAAACGAAAACTCTGCCTGTTGCTAGGGCTAAATTCAGTTTTACTTTAAGACAAAACAgaagcctcccaagtgctgggattaaaggcgtgcgccaccacgcccggccaaaacctacttttaataaaggtCCTTAAATgactcccttctagcccaccgcCCACCAGagagagtggaaaggaaaggttaatagggcaaaggagaatgtggacctgtttagaaagagttTTTTGGAGCGAATCCAATCTAGATGGTCAGGATATTAGCAGTTCAGTTTACTTGAATCAATAACAGCAGCTTAACCCACTCACAATCACCATTCGCAAATCAGCAGTGGCAGTTCAGTCCAGAAGAAACTTCAAGGCTCTACCAATCGACCCAAGTCAGTCCAGAAGAAACTTCAAGGCTCTACCAATAGACCCGAGTCAGTCCAGAAGAAACTTCAAGGCTCTACCAATCGACCCGAGTccgcagaagtggcaagaagctgcaggaacaccaataccaccagaagttctttggtggcgtttctctctatgaagtcactaCAAATGGTGATCAGTAAAGAATGACAAGGCATCCAGTGTTGTGCACTCTTGGTTATAGttacactctttccaaacatcacttgTTCTCGCAAGTGTCTGGtctagcaaaatatcacatgcccccttcccaggctgcttccagaaaaacaccacgtaTCTATTCTCAATAAAACATCTCCCCATGTGTCTCCCTCAACAAAGCATCCTCTCATATGACAGTTCCCAGAGagacatcacatgacacaactgggtctccaaagaaaccagaaatttccacttcagcaCACCCTAAGACTGATCAATCAGGGCCATAGCTCAGAATTCTTGGGCTGAGGCTATAGCcctgaacatctttttttttagatttatttattatgtatacagtgttttgcttgcatgccagaagaggggcaccagatctcattacagatggttgtgaggcaccacgtggttgctgggaattgaactcaggacctctggaaaagcagccagtgctcttaacttcggaggccatctctccagccccctccccccccaatatCATCTTCTACCAGCTTATGAAGGCTAAAACTGCAAAAACTATAATGATCTCATGTGCAGGTACAGGAAATGTTGCCGGATGGTCAGCTCTGAGTCAAGCTACTTTGGCTAGCTAGCCAGAACAGTTCTAACTGACCTGGTCCTAAGTGGAGCTTACAGTTGTTGAATTTCTTAAGTTTAACACGCCTAAGAACATGACAGGGTATGTGATCAGCA contains these protein-coding regions:
- the C15H8orf33 gene encoding UPF0488 protein C8orf33 homolog, giving the protein MAEPGRPAREAPAAPSRKTHRAPRRSRPSRPASGASEPPLRSSVQPACDSAAGTHPVGNTVAMKQKKKKTPNRVSGTNGSEKPSEKPAPDEAPPSAEAQAEQLARELAWCVEQLELGLKTQRPTPKQKEQAVGAIRTLRSEKTPLPRKRQLMRSLFGDYRAQMDAEWREALRALKAATHSAQVQLVGEATRKKSGRVCRPRPAERAKTTPDLTSEEFRFNFF